The Alkalihalobacillus sp. LMS6 genomic interval CAAAAATGCCACAGATGTTCATCTAACACCGTTCACACATTATGCTTCGACTCGGTTTTTTTCTAATTGAATAACAGCTTGCACATCCGTTTGATCAATCGTAAATTGTGCAGATGTAAATTCGTCATATTCATCTACACGCAAAGCGTGGGCTTGAATCAATTCTTCAAAAAACCAATCCACATACCGACCATTACCCACCGTTATCTCGTTTTGCAAATGTTCTTTTACAGCAACACTAGCTTCTTTTGACCAATTGTACCCGTAAGAGTGGGCTTTTTGCTGCAGCATAGCAAACAATTCTTCGTTCGTGTACGCTTCAAATTCAATTTCCTTACGAATTCTCGAACGCAAACCAGGATTGCTTTTGATCAATGTATCTACTTCACTTTTATAGCCTGCAAAAATAACGACGAGATTTTCTTCATGTTCGGTCATCGCTTGTGTAATCGCCGTAATCGCTTCTTTTCCGAAATCATTCTCGCCACCTTGAGAAAGGGCGTAGGCTTCATCAATAAATAAGACGCCTCCGAGCGCATCTTGAATCATATGATCGGTTTTTATCGCTGTTTGACCTACATAGCCACCGACTAAGTCGCTCCTTGACACCGTCACAAGATGACCTCTTTTTAACAGCCCAATTTCATTTAACGCTTCTGCATACAGCTTAGCAACCGTTGTTTTTCCCGTGCCAGGCGGACCCACAAATACGGTATGGAGCGGCATAGGAGGAACGGGTAAATCCATTCGCTGCCTAGACTCTTTCACTTTTGCAAATGAGGTCAATTTATTTAACTCCACTTTTACTTTATCTAAGCCAATTAAGTCTTGTAATCGCTGAAGTGCTTGTCCGTTTTTAGACGATTGGTTCGTTTGAATATGCTTTTCTTCTAAAAGCACAAAGTCTTTTTCTGTTTGTTGATGACCTTCAGAGCCTTTTTCGAAAATCGCTTTTTTCACGATGTCCTCAACGGCACGAGCATTGCCAAATGATTGATCGATTTCTAATCGCCCGATCTCCGATTTCACTTTTTGCAACGCCGGTTTTGTGAACACAAAATCAAATTGAAGCGCCTTTTTTTCTGCAATCTGCAAAAGCTCCTCTTCCTTATAATTCGGTAAATCAAAATGATTTTGCTCAGGAAATCGACTTGACAATCCAGGATTCGCTCGAATAAATTCACGCATTTCATTTGGGTAACCTGCAAGGATTACCGCAAATTTCCCGGCATACGCTTCACTTGTCATGGCAGAAACAAGCGTATCGATAACAGCTTGTCCATAATCATTTCCAGACTGTCCTTCTCGCTTCAAACTATACGCTTCATCTATGAACAAGACGCCTCCTACAGCTCGGTCAATGGCATTCAACGTTTGTTCTTCCGTTTGCCCCACATAGCCTGCCACTAACGATGCTCGGTCCACTTCATAAACAGTCGGTTTTTCTAAAATACCTAATTCATAATAGATGGAAGCTAACAAACGGGCAATCGACGTCTTGCCAGTTCCAGGATTCCCTGTTACGACCATATTTAAATTCAGCAAATTTTCCGTTGAGAGTCCGATTTCTTCACGTTCTCGCTGGTATTTTAAAAATGAGTATAGCTTTTTCACTCGCGCTTTCACGTGCTCAAGTCCAATCATTTCATCTAATTGTTCTAGCGCATTCGGTGCTTTTTGTCCGATCGCCTCATCAATTTCATTATTAAATCGTGCTTGATGTTCATTGACTTGATCGATCATTTCTTTTAATTGCGCAAATTGACTCTTTGAATAATAATTTCCTTGAAAGCTATCCAAAAATTGTTGGCATAAGGTTTGCAGTTCTTTTAAACGATCGATTAATACGTGAACATGACCACTAGCAAGATCATGCTCTTTTCCTTCCACACGTTTCAACCATTCCTTAATACGTGCTTCCATTTCTTCGACTTTTTGCTTTTTCACGCGCGCTTGATCCGTTTCTCTTATTTGCGCCCACGAACTTCGAATCCATTCGTCATATGCCCACGAAATAAGGGTTTGCTTTTGAGTCAGCTCATTTAAGAACGATTCAAACCCAGGATAAGATTCAAGTTCTTGCTTCCATTTTTCTGTAAACAGATCAACCTTCTCTTTGCGTTCAAACCGCAGCGACACTAATTGAGCCAGCTGGGCTGCATCTTCTTTCGTTGCTACAGCCTCTGTGCCTTTTTCTAATCGTTCTCTCCACAGATTGGTTTCTTTCAACATATGATCAATTGTTGTTGCTGTCATCTGTCTTTCCTCCTAGTGAACGTGCCCCTCATGAACAAATTGGCGTTTTTCAACTGTCTGAACAACGTTTCCGTCTCCATCAAGCAACTCGTATTCATGCGCTTCCTCAAGGGTTTGATTCATACTTTGCACGTAGAAAAAGACTTGATCTTCTACCGACACTTCCACCGTCTCATGAGCAAAATGAATCCTTACCTCTTCAATTTCTTCTGTTACATATCCTAGCGTGACATAAGTACTTATGGTTTCTACATCTACCCAGTCATTTTCAATAAACATAAACGTATCCATGAATTGGTCACCACCAGTTAAGAAGCCATTTTCAATCTCGACTTCAGCATCTAAATATTTTCGATACCCGTCAGGCTCTTCTTTTAATCGTTCAGCGACAAGATGACGTTCATTTTCCATAAATATGACCGCAAAGGAATCATCTGTTAATGGCCATGTCGTTATTGGTTCCAACTCCTCATCTTCACGATTGACGTTTATCGCTTCCTCGACCGTGTCATGAACGGTTAAATTTACAGGGATGTCTCCAGGTCCCGTACTTGTCATTAAGCCGACATAAAAACTGAGTACAAATGCAATCGCTACGGTTGCTGTTACCCATGTTCGTTTAAACCACCAAGCGACAAATAAGCCGCCAAAGAATAGGAAAGCCGCAGCTCCTAACAGGAGTCCAGACCAAACGGAAGGGGAAAATGCGATTAGTTGATTTTCAATTAAAGGCTCCGTTAAAAAAGCGTTCATGATTGGACTGAATGGTTCGTTTTGTAAGGTACGCAGCACATTATGAGGAGGCTCACTTTCTGTTAACATCGCCGTTACAATAAATACCGCTAACACAAAAATGGATTCAAACCGAAAAGACCGTTGTTTTTCTTCAATTGATAAGCTCGCTCCTTTTCCACTTAAGGCAAGCAAATGTCGAAACCCAAAAATGAGTAAAGGTGCAATAAGAATATGTTTTATGACGAGAAGCTGACCGTACGTTAGCATCCAGCTATTTACATATTCAGGTGCGATTTCTCCCATCATGACAAATCCACTTGTGGACACAAGCAATAAACTAAATACCGCAAGTGCTGAAAACCATTGATGAAATTTTTTTCCGTTTGTTAAATGTTTTGCATACAGACTGACAATAAATAAAGGGCCTGTCCATAAAGCCATCGAAAGAAGGTGAATAGCATTTGAAATGGCGCCTGATGCATATCCGTCTGTTAAAGACGCGCTGTGACTAGACAGACTGACGGCAAAGATGATACCTAAAAATAAAATAAACTGCAGACCTGATCGAATAAATCGGTTTAGTTTTTGCGAAAAGATAATAAGTATAAGAATAAGCACCGCAAACAGCAAAACAAGGAAGAAACTTGTTCCTAAGATATGTTCCCCCATTGCAGTCACAATCCCATCGAGCAACGAGATCGAAAAGAAATTAGCGTACGTTCTTCCTAACCCAATTAGATATCCTAATTGAATAAGCGGAATGAACATCGTAACAATGAGCATAAATCGATTCGGTATGACTCGATCTAACCCACGTTCTCTCGGTACCATTTGAATAATAATTAAACCAGCTAATAAAGCCAGACATGTATACATAAAACTATTTAAAACGATCTCCAGCATGATCTTCTCCTCTTAAAAACGATAATCACTCTTATCCTAACAGGCGAAGCACGATTTGAATATGGTTTTGCTTAAATGACAAAAAACCGTCGAGAACTCGACGGTTTATCCTTTGGGAGGAATATAATCAGGTTGACGATTTGATTTATTTGCCACTTTCTTCCCATTATTTCGGGTCGATTTTCGTGGCTGCGTTCCTAAATGATCCGGTGTATATTGGGCAAATCGATTTTTCTCACTCATGAACACCCCTCCTCTGTCTTACTATTCCACAAGAAAGGGTTTTTAGTTTAGTTTATTTTGGAAGGGCATGCTTTTGTTCAAAACGCTCCTCTAAACGGTTCACTTCCGTCTGATCTTGGGTTAAACGCTCTTTATTTTGCTTGACCAATTCACTAAAAGGCAATCGTCCGACTCGTCTCATAGTTTTTTCACCTCGTTTTTACTTCTAGTATTTCACCAATTTAAATCTTTTAAACCTTCTTTCTCTACAAAAAGATGAATATTCAACAAATTTTGCACATAGTTTTTAAAAAGGAGTGAGACAGATGACAGAAAGCCGATTAATACAAGAATTTGAACAGGAATTAAAGCGACCACTGAAAGAAAAAGAGCGCCAACTTATACAGTGGATGACGCAACAACAACGCACTAGCTAATTAAAAAACCCTCTTCGATTTTAACCGAAGAGGGTTTTTGTCACTTACTGCTTATCGTCATCTTTCTTTGTTCTTGAAACAATAGAATCAAGCAACTCAACAATTTCATCTCGGCTTAATTCTGTTTTGTCTTTAGCCTTAGACGAAGAGTCTTCATCGTTTACTTGTTGATTTGCGTGACCAACATCTTCATTCGAATCATATCTTTCATCTGCAGACTGTTCGTTTTCTTCACCTTCTGGCAATGCTTTTACAGCTTGATTGTTTTCGTCTACTTCATAGTATTCGCCATCAATCGTAACCATTTGAGGTGTGCCTTTCTTTGAACGTGTTTCTTTATCAAACAGGCTATAAAGAACTGGAATAAAAATTAACGTTAGCGCCGTACTACTAATAAGTCCACCGATAACCGCAATCGCCATTGGTTGCTGCAGTTCAGCGCCTTCACCAAATCCTAAAGCAATTGGCACCATACCAAGAATTGCCGTCATTGATGTCATCACAATTGGACGTGTTCTTAGTTGCACAGACTCCACTAGAGCATTATAAGTGGACATGCCTTTTTTCTTCTGTTGATTTACAAAGTCAAGCATCACAATCCCGTTGTTCGTTACAACACCAACAAGGATGATAATTCCAATGAAGGTGGTGACACCAATCGCTGTTTGTGTAATCGTAAGCGCAAGCGTAACTCCGATTAATACGAGTGGTACCGTCATAAGCATAATGAACGGAAGCTTAAAGGATTCGAATTGCGCTGCCATGATCAAGTAAATGAAGACAATCGCTAAAACAAGAGCTAAAACCATACTCCCGATTGCATCTTCAAGAATCTCTTGTTCCCCACCGAACGAGAATTGCGCACCATCTGGAAAATCAATTTCATCAACGGAATCTTCAATTAGTGTGGATACATCACTTAATGTCGCTTCTGTTGTATAGCCAACGGTAAACTCAACTGCTTCTTCTTGGTCGGCACGCTGAATAGAGGCTGGTGATTCACCTTCCGCAATATCAGCAACTTCACTAAGTTCAACAGTTGTGCCTTCTTGGGAAACAATTTGTAAATTCTCTAGTTCTTCAATCGTCTCTGTATACTCTGGAGCAAGCCCGACCTGCACTTCATAAAATTGTGCTTCTTCGTCATCACTAGACAATTGAATGGTCATGGCCGTTTCTCCACGTGTAGCGCCATTCACTTGCGTTGCAATCTCCGCTGGGGTTAACCCAAGGCCTCTTGCTTCCTCTGCATCTACATCTACTACAATTTCAGGAACTTGATCTTCAATACTTAATTGCACTTCACGAACGAGTGATGAATCAAGAAGCTCTTCCTCTAACTCATAAACCGTGTCATAGAGCGTATTTCGATCGGAATACGTAACGGTAAATGGAACGGTATTCGCTTCTCCACCCATAGCAGCAGTTTGCGTGAACGCACGTACTTCAGCTGCGTCGTCAGCACGCTCTAAATCTCGTTCAATCGTTTCGATGAATTCAGCCGTCGAAATGGAGCGCTCGTCTAACGGCGTCATCGCAACAGTGATTTGAGCAGTATGCGCTCCTCCGGATTGACCTGGTTGGCCATTTGAACCAATCACACTTACATAATCATTTACTTCTTGGTAATCAGAAAGAACGTCTTCAATTT includes:
- a CDS encoding FbpB family small basic protein, with amino-acid sequence MRRVGRLPFSELVKQNKERLTQDQTEVNRLEERFEQKHALPK
- a CDS encoding copper resistance D family protein, whose amino-acid sequence is MLEIVLNSFMYTCLALLAGLIIIQMVPRERGLDRVIPNRFMLIVTMFIPLIQLGYLIGLGRTYANFFSISLLDGIVTAMGEHILGTSFFLVLLFAVLILILIIFSQKLNRFIRSGLQFILFLGIIFAVSLSSHSASLTDGYASGAISNAIHLLSMALWTGPLFIVSLYAKHLTNGKKFHQWFSALAVFSLLLVSTSGFVMMGEIAPEYVNSWMLTYGQLLVIKHILIAPLLIFGFRHLLALSGKGASLSIEEKQRSFRFESIFVLAVFIVTAMLTESEPPHNVLRTLQNEPFSPIMNAFLTEPLIENQLIAFSPSVWSGLLLGAAAFLFFGGLFVAWWFKRTWVTATVAIAFVLSFYVGLMTSTGPGDIPVNLTVHDTVEEAINVNREDEELEPITTWPLTDDSFAVIFMENERHLVAERLKEEPDGYRKYLDAEVEIENGFLTGGDQFMDTFMFIENDWVDVETISTYVTLGYVTEEIEEVRIHFAHETVEVSVEDQVFFYVQSMNQTLEEAHEYELLDGDGNVVQTVEKRQFVHEGHVH
- a CDS encoding acid-soluble spore protein N, with translation MSEKNRFAQYTPDHLGTQPRKSTRNNGKKVANKSNRQPDYIPPKG
- a CDS encoding AAA family ATPase encodes the protein MTATTIDHMLKETNLWRERLEKGTEAVATKEDAAQLAQLVSLRFERKEKVDLFTEKWKQELESYPGFESFLNELTQKQTLISWAYDEWIRSSWAQIRETDQARVKKQKVEEMEARIKEWLKRVEGKEHDLASGHVHVLIDRLKELQTLCQQFLDSFQGNYYSKSQFAQLKEMIDQVNEHQARFNNEIDEAIGQKAPNALEQLDEMIGLEHVKARVKKLYSFLKYQREREEIGLSTENLLNLNMVVTGNPGTGKTSIARLLASIYYELGILEKPTVYEVDRASLVAGYVGQTEEQTLNAIDRAVGGVLFIDEAYSLKREGQSGNDYGQAVIDTLVSAMTSEAYAGKFAVILAGYPNEMREFIRANPGLSSRFPEQNHFDLPNYKEEELLQIAEKKALQFDFVFTKPALQKVKSEIGRLEIDQSFGNARAVEDIVKKAIFEKGSEGHQQTEKDFVLLEEKHIQTNQSSKNGQALQRLQDLIGLDKVKVELNKLTSFAKVKESRQRMDLPVPPMPLHTVFVGPPGTGKTTVAKLYAEALNEIGLLKRGHLVTVSRSDLVGGYVGQTAIKTDHMIQDALGGVLFIDEAYALSQGGENDFGKEAITAITQAMTEHEENLVVIFAGYKSEVDTLIKSNPGLRSRIRKEIEFEAYTNEELFAMLQQKAHSYGYNWSKEASVAVKEHLQNEITVGNGRYVDWFFEELIQAHALRVDEYDEFTSAQFTIDQTDVQAVIQLEKNRVEA